Within the Candidatus Atribacteria bacterium ADurb.Bin276 genome, the region CTTAAAAATGAGTAAAGATAATGCTTTAGTCATGGGTATCGACTGTGGAACTCAGGGCATACGATGTTTGGTTTCAGACCTTGAGGGTAATATTGTTGCTGATGGTCAAGAAAATATTCTTTCTTCAAATAAATTTGGAGATCGATTTGAACAAGATCCCAATGAATGGTGGGATAAAACCCAAATTTGCATTCAAAAAACTTTGCGTGATTTAAAAAATAACCGATATTCTTCATATGATATTCATTGTTTTTCCATAGATTCTACATCTGGAACTATCATACCTATTGGTGAAAATGGTCAGCCTCTTCTTCCTGCTATTATGTATAATGACAGTCGGGCAAAAGAGGAATCCTTATACATCAACAGGGTAGCTAAGGATTTTACCCAAAAAATTGGTTATCAATTTGATCCTTCTTTTGCTCTATGTAAGGTAGCTTGGCTTAAAAATCATCTTCCTAAAATATATGATAAAACTAAAATATTTTTACATGCCGGTGATTTTTTACTAATGAAACTAACCGGTGGTCTTTTTCAGTCTGATATATCCAATTCACTTAAAATGGGTTTTGACCTTTTGGAAATGAAATGGCCAAACTTTATTCGGGATCAATTAGAAATCGATATTCAAAAGCTTCCTCCAGTTGTAAAAACCGGAGAAGAATCAGGTATCATAAAGGCTTCAATCGCCAAGCAATTTCAATTTAAACCTTCTTTGAAAATAATAGCTGGAGCTACAGATGGAACAGCTTCTTTTTTTGCGTCTGGTGCAAGGATACCAGGTGATATCTCGAGTACTGTTGGAACTACTTTAGTTATTCGTGGAATTTCTGAGAAATTGATCA harbors:
- the xylB_16 gene encoding Xylulose kinase translates to MSKDNALVMGIDCGTQGIRCLVSDLEGNIVADGQENILSSNKFGDRFEQDPNEWWDKTQICIQKTLRDLKNNRYSSYDIHCFSIDSTSGTIIPIGENGQPLLPAIMYNDSRAKEESLYINRVAKDFTQKIGYQFDPSFALCKVAWLKNHLPKIYDKTKIFLHAGDFLLMKLTGGLFQSDISNSLKMGFDLLEMKWPNFIRDQLEIDIQKLPPVVKTGEESGIIKASIAKQFQFKPSLKIIAGATDGTASFFASGARIPGDISSTVGTTLVIRGISEKLIKDIKGRIYCHLHPAGYWLPGGASNTGGECLQKFFTNENLKEWDSRVVEMSIPTSLILYPLTRKGERLPFASPEAEFFQSRKESSRLEFYTACLEGVGYIEKYSYYILEKLGSSPIQRVFSSGSGSNSPIWCQIRSNILSKPIFLPKTTESAMGACIIAASYLHGSLSLASQKMVKINEVYEPQKTISLQYQEKYHEFLNECQKRGYVH